Below is a genomic region from Chitinivorax sp. B.
TACGTGAGCACGACAAGTTTGCACAACAACACCAGAAGGGTTTTGTTAGCGGCTCTTAGTAGCGATTGACCAATCGCTCATGCAGCACATTACGGTGCATTCCACCATGCCAATTGCCTGATTCTGGTGCGTGCACTGCAACAATTTTCCTGGAAATCGCACCATTTCTGCACAGCATCCAGCTCGACGAAAAAGAGGCTTTCACATTGCACAACAAAGCCATACAATGCCCAGAATATGACATAAGAATAAAGCATCAATGCATGTAGCTCACCGCTACTGACCAAGCCAGGACGAGAAAACATGAGCCCACTGACCGACCCAGCCTATCCTGTCTACCATGCCCGCCATGACGATTCGACGACCGACCGCCTACGCTACGCCCGTAGCCTGATTCGTGATGTACTGGTAACAGCCGATACCAGTCATGGCCATGAAGGGTTGGCCTGGTCATCGGTGATGATAGCCTCGGCCGATCCACTGGCTCCCGTCAGGTTGGCTGCAGGCTGGCCGGTCAGCGATGCCGACCAGCGGCAGGCACAAGCGACTTACGAGCAACTGTTGCTGGCCTACCATTTGGATGTGATGGAAAAAGCCTGGCCAGCACATGATCTTGGTGTAGCGTTGGCGGTATTTCTGATCGGCAATTATCAGATGGCAACCGACCACTCATTGAATGACGACCTGCAACAAGCCCTGGTCAAGCAATTGCGTCAGCGCATCGGCCGACACGCTACACTGGCGGCCCTACCGGTGTTGACCCGTCAGGAACTGTTCGAAGAACTGGCCATTTCCGGAACCCTGATGTTGGCCATACTGTTGCAAAACTCCAACGGTATTCGTACTGACGCCATTTCATGGGCCAAGCCAACCGCACAGGACAATTTACAGACGCTATTGCGAATCCCGCATACGTCACTTTATTTTGATGAGGAAGGCGTTCACATCAACACCGGACTGGCTTGAATCCAGTTGTGATTTAGCTGGAATGGCAGATGAGGGCAAATCACAGCAAATACAGTTGAATTAACAGATATATTTTCTGAAAAAAATGACAAAAGCATCAATTTTATTTGCACACTCCCTGTGAAACCGCATCAATCTTGATTCAGAATGATTGCAAAATCCTCAAAAGCTTGCTTGAATGCGCAACCAGGCCGTTGTTGGCTGGCCTAAGTACTTTACTTACTAAAGGGTCTTCACATGCGTACCAAAAAAGAATTGATCGATGCGCTCGCAGAGCGTACCCAACAATCCAAAACTGCCACCGAAGCATTCATTGATGCATTTGGCGCTGCTGTTCAAGCATCGCTGGCCAAGGGCGACGAAGTGGTACTGCCCGGCATCGGCAAGTTCTCGGTAAAAGACAAAGCAGCCAAGACTGGCCGTAACCCCAAGACTGGCGAAGCGATCCAGATCCCTGCCCGCAAGTCCCCAGCATTCAGCGCTGCCAAAGCACTGAAGGACGCAGTTGATGTGAAGAAAGAAACTGCTCCCGCCAAAAAAGAAGCCGCGCCTGCCAAGAAAGACGCGAAGAAGAAGTAAGCCTGTTGGTTCCCAGCAGCATTCTGCCGGGCGGACAACCCATGTTGCGCCGCCCGGGCTGACCGGCAACTCCTCGTCTGCACCGGCTCAGGTTCTACCCAAAGCTTGTCATCTCGCGCTAGACTTCAATCGGCGATCTGCCACCTGTCGATTCCCTGAATTGATCGTTTCACCTTGAAACGTGCACAGCCCATGAACTCGTCCGATATCAACCTGAAACAACTGGCCCAACAACTGGGGGTCTCCAAGGCCACGGTCAGTCGTGCCCTGAATGGCTATCCAGAAGTCAATGCCGATACCCGTCGTCGGGTGTTGGAAGCAGCGCATGCCGCCGGCTACCGCCCCAATTCATTGGCACGCAGTCTGGCAGTCGGCCGTACCGACATGATCGGCCTCGTCTACCCGCTGCGCCCAAATGATCTGGGCAACCCCTTCTTCCTCAGTGTGGTATCCGGCATTGAGCAGGCTTTGCGAGCTCAAGGCAAAAGCCTGTTGATCGCCGCCGAGCCGGAAGAAGATCAGCTGGCGCCTTACCAGCAGTGGGTTCGCAGTGGCAGACTGGACGGTCTGATTGTGCCTCAGACTCGTATCAATGACGTCCGTTTTGATTTTTTGCGTACCAGCAACATGCCGTTCATTGCACATGGCCGGTTCAATACCGATCAAGGCTACGCCTGGTTCGACTACGACAATGAAGCAGGTGTCGCACTGGCCGTTGAACGGCTGGCGCAATTGGGCCACCAGCGCATTGCACTGATCAGTGCTCAACAACAGATGAGCTGCCATGTGCAACGCCGGCAGGGCTTCATGCATGGCATGCGGGCACATGACTTGCCGGTGCTGCCAGGTTACATGTTGTCCGATGTGACCACCCCGGAACAAGGTGAAGCCGCAACACACCAATTGCTGGCATTGACACCACGCCCAACGGCCATCGTGGTCGACAACAACATGGCCGCCGTTGGTGTAGTTCATGCACTGCAAAGTGTCGGGATTCAACTGGGGCGAGATCTCTCGCTGATTATTCACGACGAAATCCCCTACCTGAACTGGTTTGTCGGGCCGATTACATCGGTTGTACTGCCCAAGCCCGTCGATGCCGGCGCAAAAATTGCTGAACTGCTCTTGAAACGCATGGATGGCCAACCAGTGGAACAACTACAGGTACTTTGGCAACCGGCACTGGTGATCGGTGCATCTGACGGACCACCCCCGACGTGAACGCGAGCATGAGCAGATTTCCTGATACCTTTCGACATCCGTATTAATGTTTCCCCCAACTTGCCGGAACATGCCATTCATATGATGATGTAATGCTCTTGCTTACCTGTAGTACTGGTTTACACGCCATCATCATGGCAACGATGTCACTCAGCCAACTTCGCAGACTCATCCTACTGGACGAGATTTGCAGCCAGCTTGCCCCAGTTGGCCAACCCACCGCTGTGAATCTGGAACACACACAGCCCGTTACCCCAAACACCCCGACTGAAAACGGTACCGAACCTGAGTGTGTGAAGCCGATCACTTAGATGTTTGATGTCTTATTGCGCGACCACAATCGGGGCTCATGTGCTGCTCAACATCCTCATGTATTACACCTACACTCCTGTTTTTTCGCTGCGCTTCACCCCGCTGGTGGCCGCTCATCACAGACCTTGAACAGGTTCTTAACGCCGCTAACAAAACCCAGCGAAGTGGTTCTGGTTAAGCGTGCAAACAAAGGCAGTACGAGAGTACGACAAGTTTGCACAACAACACCAGAAGGGTTCTGTTAGCGGCACTTAGTGTAACGCGGTGAAATCAACTGGTACTGCCATACCGGCCTGCAACATAGGCGGTTGCATGTGCAATACAAGGTTTCCTGCTCAGCGATCAATCAGCCCTCGGTTGCGCCCATTCGCCAGTAACACAGCACTTGCATTGAGTATAGGGTTTTCCCTTACTTGCGATTCAAACCGGTTTAAATAATGATGACAACACACTGAAACCGGTTTAAATCAAACAAGGAGCCGTTATCGTGGCATCGCTGTCGTTGACTCAACTACGTAAAACCTTTGGCGACACCACGATCATTGGCGGGGCCGATCTGCATGTCCGTTCTGGTGAATTCGTGGTATTCGTCGGCCCATCCGGCTGCGGCAAATCAACCCTGCTGCGCATGATTGCTGGGCTGGAGGATATCTCCGGTGGCCAGTTACATATCGATGGTGTCCTGGCCAACGACTTGCCGCCCGCCAAGCGGGGCATTGCCATGGTGTTCCAGTCCTATGCGCTTTACCCGCACATGACCGTGTTCGACAACATGGCATTCGGGCTGACCCTGGCCAATCAAAGCCGACAAGACATCGAACAGCGGGTCACCGATGCCGCTCGAATCCTGCACATTGACCATTTGCTGCAACGGCTACCCAAGGCACTGTCTGGCGGTCAACGTCAGCGCGTCGCCATTGGCCGCGCCATTGTCCGACAGCCCAAAGTCTTTCTGTTCGACGAACCGCTCTCCAACCTGGATGCTGCATTGCGGGTACAAATGCGCATCGAATTGGCCAAGCTGCACCGTGAACTCGGCAGTACCATGATTTATGTGACCCACGATCAGGTTGAAGCAATGACGCTGGGCGACCGTATCGTCGTCCTGAATGGCGGGCGCATTGAGCAGGTTGGCACGCCGCTGACGCTCTACCACACCCCAGCCAACAAATTTGTTGCCAGCTTTCTTGGCTCGCCGACAATGAATTTTCTGCCTGCACAGGTCGACAGTTACCTGGGTGACAGGCTGAAAGCGCGGTTGCGTGATGGCAACCTGGTTGAGCTGGGTCACGTGATGCAACCTCAATCAATCGGTACACCGATCGAACTTGGCATACGTCCTGAACATATCCAGCAAGCAGCATCGGGTGAGCCAGGTATCGCGCTGACAGTGGACGCTGTGGAACACCTCGGTGAGGCCACTTTGGTCTATGGCCGGCTGGGCCAACACGCAGATGAATTGGTAGTCAAACTGGATGGGGAGTGTCGTGTGGCGCCGGGTAATACACTGGCGCTGCAATTCGATCCACAGCATGTCCATGCCTTTGCCGACAACGGTGCATCACTACTGTATGCAACAAACCGAGCGGTATCCGTAACAACGCCATAGATCGTGTCATGCCCCCGCAACCGTGGCGGCGCGATAGCCCGGTTCAACACAGTTGTTGGGACGTTTTTCTTAAACCGGTGGGCACAGACCTGCCGGCAGATAACAACAGGAGACAATATGAAACGTCGTGCCATCCCTTTCGTCTTGACCGCAGGCTGGTTGCTGTCGGCCGGCGCGCTCCAGGCGGCAACTGTCAGCATCTATTGTGGCGATGTCGGTAAAGAGCGCGAACTGTGCCAGCAAGGTGTCGAGCTGTGGTCGAAAAAAACTGGCCATACGGTCAAGGTCATTTCCAAACCCAATGCGTCCAACGATGCGCTGACCGTAGCACAACAGATGCTGGCATCAGGTTCCGGCGATATCGACGTGATACAGATCGACGTGGTGTGGCCCGGCATTCTGGCGCAACATCTGCAGGATCTGACACCGTATGCCAAAGACGCAGCGGCAGCGCATTTCCCGTCCATCGTCAAAAACAACACCGTCAATGGCAAGCTATTGGCCATGCCGTGGTTTACCGATGCCGGTCTGCTGTATTACCGCAAGGATCTGCTGGAAAAATACCAGGCAGGTGTACCAAAAAGCTGGGAAGAACTGGCTGACATCGCCGCCCGGATACAAGCTGCCGAACAGAAAGCCGGTAACACCAAGATGGTTGGCTTCATCTGGCAGGGCCGGGCCTATGAAGGCTTGACCTGCAACGCGCTGGAGTGGGTTGCCAGCTATGGCGGTGGTTCGGTCGTGGAAGCCAATGGCAAGCCATCGATCAACAATCCCAATACGGTCGCGGCGCTCAAGCAGGCTGCCAGCTGGATTGGCAAGATTACGCCCAAAGGTGTGCTGAACAGCGCCGAGGAGGAAGCACGCGGCACATTCCAGTCCGGCAACGCCGTATTCATGCGCAATTGGCCGTATGCCTGGGCATTGGCCCAGTCGGGCGACAGCAGCATCAAGGGCAAGGTCGGGGTTGCCCCGCTGCCCAAAGGTGGCGCCAATGGCAAAAGTGCGGCCACGCTGGGCGGCTGGCAGTTGGCGGTCAGCAAGTACTCGAAAAACCCGGCCATCGCCGCCGATCTGGTGATGTTTCTGGTCTCCCCACAGGAACAGAAACGTCGTGCCATCTCCGGGGCGTTCAATCCGACCTTGCCCAAACTGTATACCGATGCTGAGGTCCTGAAAGCCAACCCGTTCATGGGAGAGCTGCAATCGGTCTTCCAGGCAGCCGTGGCACGTCCGTCCACGGTGACCTCCTCACGTTACAACCAGGTCAGTAACGAGTTCTACAACGCCGTCCATGCCGTGCTCTCCGGTACCGCCACGCCAGACAACGCAGTGAAGGATCTGGAACAACGGCTGAAGCGGCTCGCACCTGGCGGAAAGTGGTGACATGGTGAACCAGCCCTCTGCCACCCCCCTTGAGCTGGCTGTGGCCGGTACCCGCCCCGTGGGTACTGGCCAACCCAAACGCCAAAGCCAGCTGACCCGCAGCCGCGTACGTGCCGCCTGGCTGTTTCTGCTACCCATGTTGCTGGTATTGCTGGGGGTGGCGGGTTGGCCGCTGGCTCGTACCATCTGGTTCAGTCTGACCGATGCCAATCTGTCGAACCTTGCCGATGCCAAATTCATCGGGCTGGATAACTACCTGCAACATGTTGACGGCGAATGGTATGGCGTATTGGCTGACCCTGACTGGTGGCAGGCCGTGCGCAATACACTGCGCTTCACTGTCATCTCCGTTTCACTGGAAGTCGTTCTGGGCATGGTGATTGCGCTGGTGCTCAACCAGTCCTTTCCTGGGCGTGCCTGGGTGCGGGCCGCGGTACTGGTTCCCTGGGCCATCCCTACCATCGTGTCAGCCCGAATGTGGTCATGGCTGCTGAATGACCAGTTCGGCATGATCAATGATCTGTTGCTCAACGTTGGCCTGATCCACGCGCCACTCGCCTGGACTGCTACGCCAGAGCTGGCGATGTGGTCGGTGATCATGGTGGACGTGTGGAAGACCACACCGTTCATGGCCCTGCTGTTGCTGGCCGCATTGCAGATGCTACCTGGTGATTGTTATGAAGCAGCCAAGGTGGATGGCATCCATCCGGTCAAAGTCTTCTTCCGCGTCACGCTGCCCTTGATCCGGCCCGCGCTGATGGTGGCAGTGGTATTCCGTGTACTGGATGCGCTGCGGGTATTCGACCTGATTTTTGTGCTGACCGCCAACAGCCGTGCCACCAGTTCCATGTCCGTCTACGCCCGTCAGCAGCTGTTCGATTTCCAGCAGGTGGGCTATGGCTCGGCAGCCGCCACGGTGCTGTTCTTCATCGTGGCCTTGCTGACAGCGGTCTACATGATGGCCAACCGTGTTCGTTTCGACGATGAAAGGTAAGCCATGAAAACCCTCAAATCCGTCAGCTTCGGCCTGCTGGTCAGCCTGATTGTGCTGTATGCGGTGTTCCCGTTCTATTACGCCTTTGTGTCGTCGCTGACATCGCCGGCCGAGCTGTTCACCGTGCATTACTGGCCCACTGGTTGGCACTGGGACAACTATGCAGCCCTGTTCCGCGATCAACCCTTTGGCCGCAACATCCTCAGCTCGTTGCTGGTGGCCGTGGCAACCGTCGCCATCTCGCTGCTGTTGTCTGTCACCGCAGCTTATGCCTTGGGTCGAATCCGCTTTCGTGGGCGGGGACTATTGCTGCTGTGTGTGCTGGCGGTGTCCATGTTCCCACAGGTTGCCGTGCTGTCCGGCCTATATGAGCTGGTGCGGGCCCTGGGCCTGTATGACCACCTGGCTAGCCTGGTGTTGTCATACATGATCTTCACCTTGCCCTTTACCGTTTGGGTACTGACCACCTTCATGCGCGATCTGCCTAAAGAAGTGGAAGAGGCCGCACTGGTCGATGGCGCCAGTGCCTGGGTCATCGTCACCCAGGTGTTCATGCCGCTGCTGTGGCCAGCGCTGGTCACCACGGGCTTGCTGGCCTTCATTGCCGCGTGGAACGAATTCCTGTTCGCCCTCACCTTTTTGCTTTCTACCGAAAACCGCACCGTACCGGTTGCCATTTCGATGATCAGCGGTGCCAGCGAACATGAATTGCCGTGGGGTCGCATCATGGCCGCCTCGGTGATTGTCACCGTGCCCTTGGTGGCACTGGTGCTGGCTTTCCAGCGCCGTATCGTCTCCGGCCTGACTGCCGGGGCCGTCAAAGGTTAACTTCCCGGATTTTTACATGACTAAACAACAAGATTGGTGGCGCAGTGGCGTGATCTATCAGATCTACCCACGCAGTTTTTTCGACAGCAATGGCGATGGCATCGGTGATTTGCCGGGCATCACACAGCGGCTCGACTATGTCGCCGAACTGGGGGTGGATGCAATCTGGCTGTCACCCTTCTTCACCTCACCAATGAAGGATTTCGGCTATGACGTATCGGACTATCGAGGCATCGACCCGATGTTCGGTACGCTGGCCGACTTCGATCAGCTGATCACCAAGGCCCATGCTTTGGGCCTCAAGGTGCTGATCGATCAAGTCATCAGCCACTCATCCGATCAACATCCATGGTTTCAGCAAAGCCGCCAACAGCGCGATGGCAACTATGCCGACTGGTACGTATGGGCCGATGCCAAGGCCGACGGCAGCCCCCCCAACAATTGGCTGTCGTTGTTTGGCGGCTCGGCCTGGCAGTGGGATAGTGGCCGGCAGCAGTATTACCTGCACAACTTCCTGGCCAGCCAACCTGATCTGAATCTGCACAATCCGTCAGTACGAGCAGCATTGCTGGAGGACATGCGCTTTTGGTTGGATCGTGGTGTGGATGGCTTCCGGCTGGATACCGTCAATTTCTACTTCCACGATGCCGAGCTACGT
It encodes:
- a CDS encoding DUF6683 family protein translates to MSPLTDPAYPVYHARHDDSTTDRLRYARSLIRDVLVTADTSHGHEGLAWSSVMIASADPLAPVRLAAGWPVSDADQRQAQATYEQLLLAYHLDVMEKAWPAHDLGVALAVFLIGNYQMATDHSLNDDLQQALVKQLRQRIGRHATLAALPVLTRQELFEELAISGTLMLAILLQNSNGIRTDAISWAKPTAQDNLQTLLRIPHTSLYFDEEGVHINTGLA
- a CDS encoding LacI family DNA-binding transcriptional regulator codes for the protein MNSSDINLKQLAQQLGVSKATVSRALNGYPEVNADTRRRVLEAAHAAGYRPNSLARSLAVGRTDMIGLVYPLRPNDLGNPFFLSVVSGIEQALRAQGKSLLIAAEPEEDQLAPYQQWVRSGRLDGLIVPQTRINDVRFDFLRTSNMPFIAHGRFNTDQGYAWFDYDNEAGVALAVERLAQLGHQRIALISAQQQMSCHVQRRQGFMHGMRAHDLPVLPGYMLSDVTTPEQGEAATHQLLALTPRPTAIVVDNNMAAVGVVHALQSVGIQLGRDLSLIIHDEIPYLNWFVGPITSVVLPKPVDAGAKIAELLLKRMDGQPVEQLQVLWQPALVIGASDGPPPT
- the ugpC gene encoding sn-glycerol-3-phosphate ABC transporter ATP-binding protein UgpC yields the protein MASLSLTQLRKTFGDTTIIGGADLHVRSGEFVVFVGPSGCGKSTLLRMIAGLEDISGGQLHIDGVLANDLPPAKRGIAMVFQSYALYPHMTVFDNMAFGLTLANQSRQDIEQRVTDAARILHIDHLLQRLPKALSGGQRQRVAIGRAIVRQPKVFLFDEPLSNLDAALRVQMRIELAKLHRELGSTMIYVTHDQVEAMTLGDRIVVLNGGRIEQVGTPLTLYHTPANKFVASFLGSPTMNFLPAQVDSYLGDRLKARLRDGNLVELGHVMQPQSIGTPIELGIRPEHIQQAASGEPGIALTVDAVEHLGEATLVYGRLGQHADELVVKLDGECRVAPGNTLALQFDPQHVHAFADNGASLLYATNRAVSVTTP
- a CDS encoding ABC transporter substrate-binding protein: MKRRAIPFVLTAGWLLSAGALQAATVSIYCGDVGKERELCQQGVELWSKKTGHTVKVISKPNASNDALTVAQQMLASGSGDIDVIQIDVVWPGILAQHLQDLTPYAKDAAAAHFPSIVKNNTVNGKLLAMPWFTDAGLLYYRKDLLEKYQAGVPKSWEELADIAARIQAAEQKAGNTKMVGFIWQGRAYEGLTCNALEWVASYGGGSVVEANGKPSINNPNTVAALKQAASWIGKITPKGVLNSAEEEARGTFQSGNAVFMRNWPYAWALAQSGDSSIKGKVGVAPLPKGGANGKSAATLGGWQLAVSKYSKNPAIAADLVMFLVSPQEQKRRAISGAFNPTLPKLYTDAEVLKANPFMGELQSVFQAAVARPSTVTSSRYNQVSNEFYNAVHAVLSGTATPDNAVKDLEQRLKRLAPGGKW
- a CDS encoding sugar ABC transporter permease, whose amino-acid sequence is MLLVLLGVAGWPLARTIWFSLTDANLSNLADAKFIGLDNYLQHVDGEWYGVLADPDWWQAVRNTLRFTVISVSLEVVLGMVIALVLNQSFPGRAWVRAAVLVPWAIPTIVSARMWSWLLNDQFGMINDLLLNVGLIHAPLAWTATPELAMWSVIMVDVWKTTPFMALLLLAALQMLPGDCYEAAKVDGIHPVKVFFRVTLPLIRPALMVAVVFRVLDALRVFDLIFVLTANSRATSSMSVYARQQLFDFQQVGYGSAAATVLFFIVALLTAVYMMANRVRFDDER
- a CDS encoding carbohydrate ABC transporter permease yields the protein MKTLKSVSFGLLVSLIVLYAVFPFYYAFVSSLTSPAELFTVHYWPTGWHWDNYAALFRDQPFGRNILSSLLVAVATVAISLLLSVTAAYALGRIRFRGRGLLLLCVLAVSMFPQVAVLSGLYELVRALGLYDHLASLVLSYMIFTLPFTVWVLTTFMRDLPKEVEEAALVDGASAWVIVTQVFMPLLWPALVTTGLLAFIAAWNEFLFALTFLLSTENRTVPVAISMISGASEHELPWGRIMAASVIVTVPLVALVLAFQRRIVSGLTAGAVKG